The DNA segment GGTGTGCTCCGGGGCGGTTTGTAGCGTATATCGAGCCCTGGACCTACTCCAGCCTCGTCGCCGGGTTTTCCACGGCCTTCTCGGTCTTGACCGAGCCATACTGGTTCTGCGGGTCACCCGATATAATACAAGTGTTCCTAGAGACAGGTCTGCCTGTGCTGCATAAGGACTTCGTCGTCGGCCGCGGCCAGCTCCTCCAGGCGGCCTGCCACGGAGCCTCAGCCGCCCTAGTGATTCTCGACACCGTCGGGTGGAGGAGTCTAGATAATATCTACAGCCAGGCGAGGGATATGGGTTTGGACCTGCTGGTTGAGACTTTCAGAGGCGGAGATGCAGCAGCCGTGGCAGGCTCCTACCCGGGGGTGGCTGTGGGGATTAACTCCCGAGACCTCTCCACCCTAAAGGTAGATTATATGAGGATGCTGGTGGAGCTTGAGCTAGCCTCGTCTAAGGGGCCTGGAAGAGCTTTGTATGTTGCTGAGAGTGGGATAGATGCTCCAGATAAGGCTGCGGAGGCTGTGGGGAGGGGTGCCAAAGCCGTGCTCGTGGGTACTGCGATGATGAAGAAGCCCGAGCTCGCCAGGGAGATTATAGAGGCCGTTAAAGGGCGGCTGAGCAGCGTCTAGCGCTGTATACAAACCAGGCCACAAGCCCAGGATCCTTAGCCCCAGGAACACCGCTCTCCACACCCCTGCTTACATCCAGGAGGAAAGCGCCCGTCGAGGCGGCCTCACAGGCCGAGGCTGGTGTGAGCCCTCCCGCCAGCCCCAGCCTGGGAATGCAGCCAGCCGCCCTGGCGGCCATGCGGAGTGGGAGCGGGGCTCCCGAGCCCTTAGCGGCGTCCAGCAGGAGGTACTCCAGCCTAACCCCCTCACTCTTCAATACTCTCCAGTACATGCAGGGGTCCATGGGTCTCCAAACCTTTTCCGTCCACTCGATAACAAGTGCTAGGGACAGGCCATACTGTTCGAGGACCTGCGATAGCCTGACTGCCTCAAGCGGGTCTATTGGTGAGTGGTACTGGAGGACCTCGACTCCGGATGAGAACGCTACGCGGGCCGCCTCGCCCGGGCTATAACCGTGTAGCACAGCGACAGCAGCCGAGGTCCTCGCGTGAGATGCGAGGTCTCGTATGTGGCTTGGCGGTAAAACCCTGGGTGATGATACCCTCTTTGAAGACACGAACCCAATGTAGTCGACCAGGCCGTCTAGCATCGCCACGCTTTCAACCCTAGATACGCCGCAGACCTTAACCCTAACCATCACCACCCCCCTCCACGAATCTTGTGTAGGCGTCAACGTCAAGCAGGCCGTGGCCGCTAAGATTGAAAACAATGGTGACCCCGCCGTTCCCAGCCTCTCTCCGGGCCACCATAGCAGCAGCCGCTATTGCATGCGCGCTCTCTGGAGCCGGTATGATCCCCTCGCTCCTGGCGAATAGCATGGCGTGCCTGAGGACCTCGGACTCCCCTAGGGCGACCGCCTCGACTATACCCAGCTTCCTAAGCAGGCTGAGGCTAGGGGCAGCGGCGTG comes from the Aeropyrum camini SY1 = JCM 12091 genome and includes:
- a CDS encoding phosphoribosylanthranilate isomerase, giving the protein MVRVKVCGVSRVESVAMLDGLVDYIGFVSSKRVSSPRVLPPSHIRDLASHARTSAAVAVLHGYSPGEAARVAFSSGVEVLQYHSPIDPLEAVRLSQVLEQYGLSLALVIEWTEKVWRPMDPCMYWRVLKSEGVRLEYLLLDAAKGSGAPLPLRMAARAAGCIPRLGLAGGLTPASACEAASTGAFLLDVSRGVESGVPGAKDPGLVAWFVYSARRCSAAL